Proteins from a genomic interval of Nocardioides jishulii:
- a CDS encoding Lrp/AsnC family transcriptional regulator: MDDLDSRLLTLFTEEPHVGVLAASRRLGVARGTVQARLDRLAERGVITGWHPHLSPAALGHPVTAFLTLQIRQGTGHHLVSAHLAQIPEVIEAHTITGDGDMWTRVVARSNADLQRVIDQVLEHDGISRSTTVIALAEQVPHRVLPLATHVAAR; the protein is encoded by the coding sequence ATGGACGATCTGGACAGCAGACTGCTCACTCTCTTCACCGAGGAGCCACACGTGGGAGTCCTGGCGGCCTCTCGCCGGCTCGGGGTGGCCCGCGGGACGGTGCAGGCACGGCTGGACCGCCTGGCCGAACGCGGTGTCATCACCGGGTGGCACCCGCACCTCTCGCCGGCGGCGCTCGGTCACCCGGTCACCGCCTTCCTCACCCTCCAGATCCGCCAGGGCACCGGTCACCACCTCGTCAGCGCCCACCTCGCGCAGATCCCCGAGGTCATCGAGGCCCACACCATCACCGGCGACGGTGACATGTGGACCCGCGTCGTCGCCCGGTCGAACGCCGACCTGCAACGCGTCATCGACCAGGTCCTGGAGCACGACGGCATCTCCCGCTCCACCACGGTCATCGCCCTCGCGGAGCAGGTGCCCCACCGGGTGCTGCCGCTGGCCACGCACGTGGCGGCGCGCTGA